One window from the genome of Candidatus Saccharibacteria bacterium encodes:
- a CDS encoding UvrD-helicase domain-containing protein, whose amino-acid sequence MSKLLEGLNPEQARAVVQTEGPLLILAGAGSGKTKTLTHRIAYLIQEKSVFPSNILAVTFTNKAAQEMRSRLYRLLDDRDAVLPYLGTFHSIAVKVLRSQITLLGLEPNFTIFDSEDQLGLIKQAIKNLGLTSDKLNPSAVKHQISSAKNELVTPEVYRQLASSYFTEIVAKIYPEYQKLLRQNQALDFDDLLVYVVRVLEEFPDVLKQYQDQFKYILVDEYQDTNKVQYRLVSLLAAKHKNICVVGDDWQSIYSWRGADYSNILNFQDDWQDTEIIKLEKNYRSTQYILDGAHSVIIKNKDRSNKKLYAAAGVGEKIKLNTLYSDKQEASYILDEITNLHSRGINLNDVAILYRTNAQSRNLEEFFIRYNIPYTIIGGTRFYDRMEVKDALAYLKILVQPKDTIAFRRASSKPSRGIGEKTLIGINNQLDQAGMNYHDLLQFPDKYGLKGKALGGIKQLGMILIKYQSIKDEPLYQILQEIFELTGLYQFYEDGTSEGHDRVENIKELISVAKAYSDSSLSDFLSDIALLTDFDNWDSSQEKVNLMTLHSAKGLEFDTVFLIGMEEGLLPHSNSMEEQSDLEEERRLCYVGMTRAKRSLYLTHTHYRTLYGRPMNNRPSRFIDDIDDQVIARDQGWY is encoded by the coding sequence ATGAGCAAACTTTTAGAGGGGCTCAATCCGGAACAAGCTAGGGCAGTAGTCCAGACAGAGGGACCACTTTTAATATTGGCTGGGGCAGGTAGTGGCAAGACCAAGACCTTGACTCATAGGATTGCTTATTTAATTCAAGAAAAATCAGTTTTTCCAAGCAATATCTTGGCTGTTACTTTTACTAATAAAGCTGCTCAAGAGATGCGTTCTAGACTTTATAGACTCCTTGATGATCGAGACGCGGTATTGCCATATCTCGGTACATTTCATAGTATTGCTGTCAAGGTCCTAAGGAGCCAAATTACATTATTAGGACTAGAGCCAAATTTTACGATTTTTGATAGTGAAGATCAGCTCGGATTGATTAAACAGGCAATTAAAAACCTAGGCCTTACAAGCGATAAGCTCAACCCTTCAGCTGTCAAGCATCAGATATCAAGTGCTAAGAATGAATTAGTTACTCCGGAGGTTTACCGGCAATTAGCTAGTAGCTATTTTACTGAAATTGTAGCAAAGATCTATCCAGAGTATCAGAAGTTGCTTAGGCAAAATCAAGCTTTGGATTTTGATGATTTGCTAGTATATGTTGTCAGGGTTCTTGAGGAATTCCCAGATGTACTTAAGCAGTATCAAGATCAATTCAAATATATACTAGTTGATGAATATCAAGACACCAATAAGGTTCAGTATCGACTGGTCAGCCTCTTGGCTGCTAAGCATAAGAATATTTGTGTAGTAGGTGATGATTGGCAGAGCATATATTCTTGGAGGGGTGCTGATTATAGTAATATCTTGAATTTCCAAGATGATTGGCAAGATACTGAGATTATTAAGCTCGAGAAAAACTATCGTTCTACCCAATATATCTTAGATGGAGCACATAGTGTAATTATCAAGAATAAAGATCGTTCGAATAAGAAACTTTATGCGGCAGCAGGAGTTGGAGAAAAAATCAAGCTAAATACACTTTATAGTGATAAGCAAGAGGCCAGCTATATCTTAGATGAAATTACCAATTTACATAGTAGGGGCATTAACCTTAATGATGTAGCAATTCTTTATCGAACCAATGCTCAGTCGCGTAATCTCGAAGAATTTTTTATTCGCTATAATATTCCCTATACAATCATTGGAGGGACGAGATTTTATGATCGAATGGAGGTCAAGGATGCGCTGGCTTATTTGAAGATTTTAGTTCAGCCAAAAGATACTATTGCGTTCAGACGAGCTAGCTCAAAACCTAGTAGGGGGATAGGGGAGAAGACATTGATAGGAATCAATAATCAACTTGATCAAGCAGGGATGAATTATCATGACTTGTTGCAATTTCCAGATAAATACGGGTTGAAGGGCAAGGCCTTAGGTGGGATCAAGCAGCTGGGTATGATACTGATTAAATATCAGTCTATTAAGGATGAGCCATTGTATCAGATACTTCAGGAAATATTTGAACTGACTGGACTATATCAGTTTTATGAAGATGGTACGAGCGAGGGTCATGATCGTGTAGAGAATATTAAAGAATTGATCTCAGTCGCAAAGGCCTACAGCGATAGTAGCTTGTCGGACTTTCTTTCTGATATTGCTTTACTCACAGATTTTGACAATTGGGATAGTAGTCAAGAAAAAGTAAACTTAATGACGCTACATTCTGCTAAGGGCTTAGAGTTTGATACTGTATTTCTGATAGGGATGGAAGAAGGACTTTTGCCGCATAGTAATTCAATGGAAGAACAAAGTGATCTTGAGGAGGAGCGGAGACTATGTTATGTAGGGATGACTAGAGCCAAAAGGAGCCTTTATTTGACCCATACACATTATAGAACACTCTACGGTCGGCCAATGAACAACCGACCATCTAGATTTATAGATGACATTGACGATCAGGTAATAGCACGTGATCAAGGCTGGTACTAG